From one Bacillota bacterium genomic stretch:
- the mraZ gene encoding division/cell wall cluster transcriptional repressor MraZ: MFLGEYQHSIDDKGRLIMPARFREQLGEKFIITRGLDGCLFVYEQSEWSKLAQEVRDLPLAKKDARTFSRMLFSGAVECECDKQGRVSIPCSLREYAKIDREVVTIGVSTRIEIWAHERWEEFNSDAGDKFEELAEKLEGF, encoded by the coding sequence ATGTTTTTAGGTGAATATCAACATAGCATTGATGACAAAGGTCGTTTAATTATGCCTGCCCGTTTCCGTGAACAACTGGGTGAGAAATTTATTATCACCCGTGGCCTTGACGGCTGTTTGTTCGTGTACGAACAGTCAGAATGGTCCAAACTGGCACAAGAAGTGCGGGACTTGCCTTTGGCCAAGAAAGATGCCCGAACTTTCAGTCGGATGCTGTTTTCCGGTGCGGTTGAATGTGAATGTGACAAACAGGGCAGGGTTTCAATACCCTGTTCTCTACGCGAGTATGCAAAAATAGACCGGGAAGTGGTTACCATAGGGGTGTCCACCCGTATAGAAATCTGGGCCCATGAACGTTGGGAGGAATTTAATTCTGATGCCGGGGACAAATTTGAAGAATTGGCCGAAAAACTGGAGGGTTTTTAA
- a CDS encoding TlpA family protein disulfide reductase, producing the protein MRKAILLFVLMSLAVSAGCAATSDNTGDLPEFIDSADLDLRNLNGKHILYFWQASCPPCVDKLPELNELVTQLPEDVKLLLVNNRDSQSRMERVLAGYEHLTVYRNGNDIFQAYQIRYTPTYVFLDADGAEYHQHVGPIENSEILDLIS; encoded by the coding sequence ATGCGGAAAGCTATTTTGCTATTTGTGCTTATGTCTTTGGCGGTAAGCGCCGGATGTGCCGCTACTTCAGATAATACCGGCGACTTACCTGAATTCATTGATTCTGCAGACTTGGACCTTCGAAATCTTAACGGCAAGCATATCCTTTATTTCTGGCAGGCATCTTGTCCCCCCTGTGTAGATAAATTGCCGGAGTTGAATGAACTGGTTACCCAACTGCCGGAAGACGTTAAGTTGCTCTTGGTTAACAACCGCGATTCCCAGTCCAGGATGGAGCGCGTACTGGCCGGATATGAGCACCTCACAGTATACAGAAATGGCAATGATATTTTTCAAGCCTATCAGATACGCTATACACCGACATATGTCTTTTTAGATGCAGATGGTGCCGAATACCATCAGCATGTCGGGCCAATTGAAAATAGCGAGATTCTCGATTTGATTAGTTAG